A DNA window from Aminipila luticellarii contains the following coding sequences:
- the rpsB gene encoding 30S ribosomal protein S2, translating into MAVISMKQLLEAGVHFGHQTRRWNPKMAPYIFTERNGIYIIDLQKTVRKIDEAYEFMKEVGASGKPILFVGTKKQAQAAIADEAKRCGMYFVNERWLGGMLTNHKTIAGRIKRLYEIQEMEADGTFEKLSKKEVGKLKLELEKLEKFLGGIKEMKGMPGALFIVDPKKERIAVKEARILGIPIIGIVDTNCDPDDVDYIIPANDDAIRAVKLIAGRMADAIIEANQGESFDEGVTAAEEETAPASIEEVVAAEEA; encoded by the coding sequence ATGGCAGTAATTTCAATGAAACAATTACTAGAAGCAGGTGTACATTTCGGACACCAGACAAGAAGATGGAACCCTAAGATGGCTCCTTATATCTTTACAGAAAGAAATGGAATTTATATCATCGACCTTCAGAAGACTGTAAGAAAAATAGATGAAGCCTATGAATTCATGAAGGAAGTCGGAGCATCCGGAAAGCCGATTCTGTTCGTAGGAACCAAGAAACAGGCTCAGGCCGCCATCGCTGATGAAGCGAAGAGATGCGGTATGTATTTTGTAAATGAAAGATGGCTGGGCGGTATGCTTACAAACCATAAGACCATAGCCGGAAGAATCAAAAGATTATATGAAATCCAGGAGATGGAAGCAGACGGAACTTTTGAGAAGCTTTCCAAGAAGGAAGTCGGCAAGCTAAAGCTTGAATTAGAGAAGCTTGAAAAATTCTTAGGCGGCATTAAGGAAATGAAGGGAATGCCGGGGGCATTATTCATTGTGGATCCGAAGAAGGAAAGAATTGCTGTTAAGGAAGCAAGAATTCTTGGAATTCCTATTATCGGTATCGTAGATACAAACTGTGACCCGGACGATGTAGACTATATTATCCCTGCAAATGATGATGCAATCAGAGCTGTAAAATTGATCGCAGGAAGAATGGCAGATGCCATTATCGAAGCCAATCAGGGCGAAAGCTTTGACGAAGGCGTAACAGCGGCAGAAGAAGAAACAGCTCCGGCTTCTATTGAAGAAGTAGTCGCTGCAGAAGAAGCATAA
- a CDS encoding HD-GYP domain-containing protein: MKLSFNDILYAFSYALDRVEHELIGVTTHHGKRVAWLCILMGRYLKMPESQLMDLSACAVLHDNALTEYIQSEYRKGIDIYKEKQHLNLGVHCIMGEKNIKKISLCPEAENAILYHHENADGSGSFGKTAEETPLFAQLIHMADQIDANWDLSVIDEQKYEQLLKFIDENKGILFSDQCVEVFHGAIHYQELVCLKSENLDGILGSCLKDTEREYTGEQIIDFAGMFANIIDYKSRFTRNHSLGIAEKAAHMARYYGYKEELVAEMFLTGAVHDIGKLVIDKDILEKPDKLTDREYKQIQNHAYYTYEILRKIKGFEEITKWASHHHEKLNGKGYPFGKTADELGFNERLMACLDIYQALTEKRPYKEGFSHERSMSILRKLVKDGSLDGSIVEDIEKVYGN, translated from the coding sequence ATGAAGCTAAGTTTTAATGATATCTTATATGCTTTTTCTTATGCGTTAGATCGTGTAGAACATGAACTTATAGGGGTCACCACTCATCATGGAAAACGGGTGGCCTGGTTATGTATCTTAATGGGACGGTATTTAAAAATGCCGGAATCCCAATTAATGGATTTATCGGCCTGTGCCGTATTGCACGACAACGCACTGACAGAGTATATACAGTCTGAATACCGGAAGGGAATTGATATTTATAAGGAAAAGCAGCATTTGAATCTGGGTGTGCACTGCATCATGGGCGAAAAGAATATAAAAAAAATTTCCCTTTGCCCGGAAGCTGAAAATGCCATTTTATATCATCATGAAAATGCAGACGGAAGCGGATCCTTTGGAAAAACAGCAGAGGAGACTCCTCTATTCGCTCAGTTGATTCACATGGCGGATCAAATTGATGCAAACTGGGATTTAAGTGTGATCGATGAACAGAAATATGAACAGCTTCTGAAATTTATCGACGAAAATAAGGGAATCCTGTTCTCCGATCAATGTGTGGAAGTTTTTCACGGAGCCATTCATTATCAGGAATTGGTTTGCCTGAAAAGTGAAAACCTGGACGGTATCCTGGGATCCTGTCTTAAGGATACGGAGCGGGAGTATACCGGGGAGCAAATAATAGATTTTGCGGGAATGTTTGCCAATATTATCGATTATAAATCTCGATTTACAAGAAATCATTCTCTGGGGATTGCGGAAAAAGCAGCCCATATGGCCAGATATTACGGATATAAAGAAGAACTCGTGGCTGAAATGTTCTTGACCGGAGCAGTTCATGATATTGGTAAATTAGTTATTGATAAAGACATTCTGGAAAAACCGGACAAGCTTACAGACAGGGAATACAAACAAATTCAGAATCACGCCTACTATACTTATGAAATTTTAAGAAAAATTAAGGGATTTGAAGAGATCACAAAATGGGCCTCTCATCACCACGAAAAATTAAATGGGAAGGGGTATCCTTTTGGAAAAACAGCGGATGAGTTGGGCTTTAATGAGCGCCTTATGGCCTGCCTAGACATCTATCAGGCTTTAACAGAAAAACGTCCTTATAAAGAAGGATTTTCCCATGAACGCTCTATGAGCATTTTGAGAAAGCTTGTGAAAGATGGAAGCTTAGATGGCAGTATTGTGGAAGATATCGAAAAAGTTTATGGGAATTGA
- a CDS encoding copper amine oxidase N-terminal domain-containing protein: MKRFLTGLLITALIGSAACVSYAETEYSPAAAKNITDRMEEYVEPYLGTDTLNNYDNGRALQCHAFTNYVWRNVFGYDVYSSKCHRTEASNDYDKLGEYINEYARPGDMLRVDGKHSMVITSFDEDTVSGFDWLVNKKERACTYTWEGVKEWGDGTQNYWLYQIDDSVYELFEDPDYKVDKLFGPKPGEKADSDVNSDTDEEEDTAGSSQPDQEVQTPNRGGADRTAYGKIVVQINNPVMTANGAYQNIDAAGTVPVIVNERTLLPVRAIVEAMGGTVGWDNDTRTIQLTYKNTNLEMTVDSTMMKVNGKEVNMDVAPTIINDRTMLPIRYITENLGGQVEWYDTIQAVAITYEM; the protein is encoded by the coding sequence ATGAAACGTTTTTTAACAGGTTTATTAATAACGGCCTTGATTGGGTCTGCCGCATGTGTCTCTTATGCGGAAACGGAATACAGCCCGGCGGCGGCAAAAAATATTACCGACAGAATGGAGGAATATGTAGAACCATATTTGGGAACGGATACCCTGAATAATTATGATAACGGGAGAGCCCTGCAGTGCCATGCTTTTACCAATTACGTATGGCGAAATGTTTTTGGGTACGATGTGTACAGCAGCAAATGCCACAGAACCGAAGCCAGCAACGACTATGATAAGCTGGGCGAATACATAAACGAGTATGCAAGACCGGGAGATATGCTTCGGGTAGACGGCAAGCATTCCATGGTCATAACCAGCTTTGATGAGGATACGGTAAGCGGCTTTGACTGGCTGGTCAACAAGAAAGAACGGGCCTGTACCTATACTTGGGAAGGTGTGAAAGAATGGGGAGACGGTACGCAGAACTATTGGCTGTATCAGATTGACGACAGCGTATATGAACTCTTTGAAGACCCGGACTACAAGGTGGACAAGCTGTTTGGACCAAAGCCCGGTGAAAAGGCGGATTCCGATGTCAATTCCGATACCGATGAAGAAGAGGACACTGCCGGCAGCTCGCAGCCAGATCAAGAAGTTCAGACACCGAATCGCGGCGGAGCAGACCGAACCGCTTATGGAAAGATCGTGGTTCAAATCAACAATCCGGTCATGACGGCTAACGGCGCCTATCAAAATATAGATGCGGCGGGAACCGTGCCTGTGATCGTGAACGAACGAACCCTGTTGCCGGTCAGAGCCATTGTGGAGGCTATGGGCGGAACAGTAGGCTGGGACAATGATACAAGAACCATTCAATTGACCTATAAGAATACGAATTTGGAAATGACCGTTGACAGCACGATGATGAAGGTGAATGGAAAAGAAGTAAACATGGATGTAGCTCCGACGATTATTAACGACAGAACCATGCTTCCAATCCGATATATTACAGAAAATCTGGGCGGTCAGGTGGAATGGTATGACACCATTCAGGCAGTAGCTATTACATACGAAATGTAG
- a CDS encoding LytTR family DNA-binding domain-containing protein, translated as MKKDFIILKFKGEVRKILPQDIIFVEQDLRKVLFHLNSEIYGTYGKIETYMQHLPQEFYQCNKSFVINLDKVIKMRDQIIYFSDGKDIRIGRQSFHGAKKAFLKFASESE; from the coding sequence ATGAAAAAAGATTTTATTATTTTAAAATTTAAGGGCGAAGTCAGAAAAATACTTCCTCAGGATATTATTTTTGTCGAACAGGATCTGCGTAAGGTCCTGTTTCACTTAAATTCTGAGATTTACGGCACCTACGGAAAAATTGAAACTTATATGCAGCACTTACCGCAGGAGTTTTATCAATGTAATAAGAGCTTTGTTATTAATCTGGATAAAGTGATTAAAATGAGAGATCAAATCATATATTTTTCGGATGGAAAGGATATAAGAATAGGCAGACAGAGTTTTCACGGTGCAAAAAAAGCATTTTTAAAGTTCGCATCAGAATCTGAATGA
- a CDS encoding flavin reductase family protein encodes MDKVSFKPGTMLNPVPVVMVSCGNEPSQYNIITIAWTGIINSEPPMTYISVRKSRHSHKIIEKNREFVINLCNEELTFSTDYCGVKSGRDVDKFKEQHLTPVKGEMVGCPMIGESPVNLECRVTQIIELPTHDMFMAEIVKVHADKSIMDEKGKILLENAALICYNHGEYFGIKRKPIGKFGYSVMKPKTKKRINRESLEQRKKQNKSKDKKYRGK; translated from the coding sequence ATGGATAAAGTTTCATTTAAACCGGGAACCATGCTGAATCCGGTTCCGGTGGTCATGGTTTCCTGCGGGAACGAACCGTCACAATACAATATCATTACGATTGCATGGACAGGCATTATCAATTCAGAACCGCCCATGACGTATATATCCGTGCGAAAATCCAGACATTCTCATAAAATTATAGAGAAAAACAGAGAATTTGTTATTAATTTATGTAATGAAGAGCTGACTTTTTCCACCGATTATTGCGGAGTGAAATCCGGAAGAGATGTGGATAAATTTAAAGAACAGCATTTAACTCCAGTGAAAGGAGAAATGGTTGGCTGTCCGATGATTGGAGAATCCCCGGTGAATTTGGAGTGCAGGGTCACCCAGATTATCGAGCTTCCTACTCACGATATGTTTATGGCGGAAATCGTTAAGGTCCATGCGGATAAATCTATCATGGATGAGAAGGGCAAAATTCTTTTGGAAAATGCAGCTCTGATCTGCTATAATCACGGAGAGTATTTTGGAATAAAGCGAAAGCCCATCGGAAAGTTTGGGTATTCTGTTATGAAGCCCAAAACGAAGAAACGGATAAACAGAGAAAGTCTGGAACAACGAAAGAAACAAAATAAGAGTAAAGATAAAAAATACCGAGGGAAATAA
- a CDS encoding Rqc2 family fibronectin-binding protein: MAFDGIAVRAVTQELNKKLSGGKLEKVYQPENDELIFHIHSKEGNFKLYLSCNSSSARINLITESVPNPPAPMTFCMLLRKHIQGGRITEITQKECERIVEIPFETVNELGFSVSKKLIIEIMGKHSNIILVDLESNKIIDSIKRISIDVNRIRQILPGKLYEYPPVQNKIPFDTVTLQEIETLCLCTPNKLPKALLNGIQGISPIMAEQLTYGLSISSEIPYTPEEVKRTAQIVYTNLCKILSNLKIGNVCPRVYLNTEGNPVDFHVMPIQALEGVYETRPFEEVSGAIEFFYSHRASSNRIRQKSTDLEKAVKTHLDKLYLKKQRLSEELLKAENSEDYRLFGELLTANLHLFKAGDSQVTVINYYDGKELTIPLDKKISPSKNAQHYFKKYGKSKTAIKEKAIQLEETAEDLNYLESISVFIKNADGLEEVEEIRSELIEAGYLKKRKVYGKPAKTKPAPKPYTTSDGFRVLVGRNNKENDHLTFKLASSKDMWFHTKDIPGSHVILFTEGKDITETAIFEGAAIAAYHSKGRDSENVPVDYVQVKYVKKPAGAKPGMVIFTNNRTVYVNPKLPQVQV, from the coding sequence ATGGCTTTTGACGGCATAGCAGTCCGTGCGGTAACGCAGGAATTAAATAAAAAACTTTCCGGCGGAAAACTGGAAAAAGTATATCAACCGGAAAACGACGAGTTAATTTTTCATATCCACTCCAAGGAGGGAAATTTTAAACTGTACCTTTCCTGTAACAGCAGCAGTGCCAGAATCAATCTGATCACAGAATCCGTTCCCAATCCGCCGGCTCCGATGACCTTCTGCATGCTTTTGCGGAAACATATTCAAGGAGGACGCATTACTGAGATTACACAAAAGGAATGCGAGCGAATCGTGGAAATACCCTTTGAGACGGTCAATGAACTGGGTTTCAGCGTAAGCAAAAAACTGATCATTGAAATCATGGGCAAACACAGCAATATTATTCTGGTAGATCTGGAAAGCAATAAAATTATCGACAGCATCAAGAGAATATCCATTGATGTAAATCGAATCCGACAGATTCTACCCGGTAAGCTCTACGAATATCCGCCCGTTCAGAACAAAATTCCTTTTGATACCGTAACGTTACAGGAAATAGAGACACTTTGCCTTTGTACACCCAACAAGCTTCCAAAGGCACTGCTGAATGGAATCCAAGGCATCAGCCCCATCATGGCGGAACAGCTGACATACGGACTTTCAATTTCATCTGAAATTCCGTATACTCCGGAGGAAGTAAAAAGGACCGCACAAATAGTCTATACTAATTTATGCAAAATATTGAGCAATCTGAAGATCGGGAATGTATGTCCCAGAGTGTATCTCAATACGGAAGGGAATCCTGTTGACTTCCATGTCATGCCCATTCAAGCTTTGGAGGGTGTTTATGAAACCAGACCTTTCGAAGAGGTATCCGGCGCCATTGAATTTTTCTATTCTCACAGGGCGTCCTCCAATCGAATCCGGCAAAAAAGTACTGATTTGGAAAAAGCGGTCAAAACGCATCTGGACAAGCTATATCTAAAGAAGCAGCGTCTTTCAGAGGAACTTCTAAAAGCAGAGAATTCGGAAGATTATCGGTTATTCGGAGAACTCCTCACGGCCAATCTTCATTTATTCAAGGCGGGAGACAGCCAGGTGACCGTCATAAACTATTACGACGGAAAGGAATTAACGATTCCTCTGGACAAAAAAATTTCTCCTTCTAAAAATGCACAGCATTATTTTAAAAAATACGGAAAATCTAAAACGGCTATAAAAGAAAAGGCAATCCAGCTGGAAGAAACAGCGGAAGATCTGAACTATCTGGAATCGATTTCCGTCTTCATCAAAAACGCCGACGGCCTTGAGGAAGTAGAAGAAATCCGAAGTGAGCTGATCGAAGCAGGTTACTTAAAGAAACGCAAGGTATATGGAAAACCGGCTAAAACCAAACCTGCTCCAAAGCCTTATACCACCAGCGATGGTTTTAGGGTTCTGGTTGGAAGGAATAACAAAGAAAATGATCATCTCACCTTTAAATTAGCCTCTTCTAAAGATATGTGGTTCCATACAAAAGACATCCCCGGCTCCCATGTCATCCTTTTTACAGAGGGAAAGGACATCACGGAAACGGCGATTTTTGAAGGTGCGGCAATCGCTGCTTATCACAGCAAGGGAAGAGATTCAGAAAATGTACCCGTGGATTATGTGCAAGTCAAATATGTGAAAAAACCGGCAGGGGCAAAACCCGGTATGGTCATATTTACAAATAACCGAACGGTATACGTGAATCCAAAACTGCCCCAGGTGCAAGTATAA
- a CDS encoding DDE-type integrase/transposase/recombinase, with protein MASITQDMKYRLSLIKYAQRFGVTKAAIRYHHNRQYIYRWLRRYDGSIESLRELSRKPHSHKNQHTANELKLIHDMRRRNPNAGLVVFWVKLRQRGYSRSITGLYRVLIKQSLIPKKPQNPKYIAKKYEQMEYPGQRVQIDVKFVPSSCLVGEASDKKFYQYTAIDEFSRFRYLAAFEEHSSYSASEFLKQVVKAFPFKIECVQTDNGQEFTKRLGTSKNPTLTLFQRTLKEQGIIHKMIRPYTPRHNGKVERSHRKDNEYFYAIAKFYSFNDFKLQLKKHNANYNNFPMRPLGWVSPRETLFNFLKHGVTYV; from the coding sequence ATGGCAAGTATAACACAAGATATGAAATATCGTCTATCCTTAATTAAATATGCTCAAAGATTTGGCGTTACAAAAGCTGCTATCAGATATCATCACAACAGGCAATATATTTATCGTTGGTTGCGTAGATATGATGGTTCTATTGAGTCCCTGAGAGAACTTTCTCGTAAGCCTCATTCCCATAAAAATCAGCATACTGCAAATGAGCTTAAACTCATTCATGATATGCGTCGTAGGAATCCAAATGCAGGTCTTGTTGTCTTTTGGGTCAAACTGCGACAGCGTGGGTATTCCAGATCCATTACTGGGCTCTATAGAGTACTAATCAAGCAATCTTTGATCCCTAAGAAACCTCAGAATCCTAAATATATTGCTAAAAAATATGAGCAAATGGAGTATCCAGGTCAAAGAGTACAAATTGATGTTAAATTTGTTCCATCCTCTTGCCTTGTTGGCGAAGCTTCTGATAAGAAATTCTATCAATATACTGCTATTGATGAATTCTCTCGTTTTAGATATCTTGCTGCTTTTGAGGAACACAGCTCTTATTCTGCTTCTGAATTCCTTAAACAAGTTGTTAAAGCTTTCCCATTTAAGATCGAATGTGTTCAGACCGATAATGGGCAGGAATTTACAAAACGTCTTGGTACTTCTAAAAATCCAACGTTAACGCTATTCCAACGAACTCTTAAGGAACAAGGTATTATCCATAAAATGATAAGACCTTATACTCCAAGACATAATGGTAAAGTGGAACGCTCACATCGTAAGGATAATGAATATTTTTATGCGATAGCAAAGTTCTACTCATTCAATGATTTTAAATTACAACTAAAAAAGCATAATGCAAACTACAATAACTTTCCTATGCGCCCTTTGGGCTGGGTTTCCCCAAGAGAAACTCTATTTAATTTTTTGAAGCACGGTGTAACATATGTTTGA
- the tsf gene encoding translation elongation factor Ts, with amino-acid sequence MAVTAQMVKELREMTGAGMMDCKKVLVEADGDMDKAVDLLREKGLAKAAKKAGRVAAEGLVKFAFSQDARKAAIIEVNSETDFVAKNEEFVDFVSKLAGMALTAGDDSLENFMALSYENEGTVQDALNSKIAKIGENMNVRRFHKMEAPGCVYVGYSHGGGKIGVVVGLETEASAEEVAVVGKDVAMQVASMNPQFVDETAISEEHLEHEKNILVQQALAEGKSADIVDKMVVGRLKKELKETCLVEQKFVKNGDLSVKQYVDGVAKEIGKSIKVVSMVRYEVGEGIEKKEEDFAAEVAAQLGN; translated from the coding sequence ATGGCTGTAACAGCACAAATGGTAAAAGAACTGCGTGAAATGACAGGCGCAGGCATGATGGATTGTAAAAAGGTTTTAGTAGAAGCTGACGGGGATATGGACAAAGCCGTAGATCTTTTAAGAGAAAAGGGACTTGCTAAGGCTGCTAAAAAGGCTGGCAGAGTGGCCGCAGAAGGCCTTGTAAAATTTGCTTTCTCACAGGATGCCAGAAAAGCTGCTATCATCGAAGTCAATTCTGAAACAGATTTTGTTGCAAAGAATGAGGAGTTCGTGGATTTTGTGTCCAAGCTGGCTGGCATGGCTTTAACAGCCGGAGATGATTCTTTAGAAAACTTTATGGCACTTTCCTATGAAAACGAGGGAACGGTTCAGGACGCTTTGAACAGCAAGATCGCAAAGATTGGTGAGAACATGAACGTAAGAAGATTCCACAAGATGGAAGCTCCGGGATGCGTTTATGTAGGATACAGCCACGGCGGCGGTAAAATCGGCGTAGTGGTTGGTCTTGAAACAGAAGCTTCCGCAGAAGAAGTGGCGGTTGTCGGTAAAGACGTAGCTATGCAGGTCGCTTCTATGAACCCTCAGTTTGTCGATGAAACAGCGATCAGTGAAGAGCATTTGGAGCATGAAAAGAATATTTTAGTTCAGCAGGCTCTTGCAGAAGGCAAATCGGCAGACATCGTGGATAAGATGGTCGTTGGAAGATTGAAGAAAGAGCTGAAGGAAACTTGTCTGGTAGAACAGAAGTTTGTAAAGAATGGAGATCTTTCAGTAAAACAATATGTAGATGGAGTCGCTAAGGAAATCGGCAAATCCATCAAGGTGGTTTCTATGGTAAGATACGAAGTAGGCGAAGGCATCGAAAAGAAAGAAGAAGATTTTGCCGCAGAAGTTGCAGCACAGTTGGGAAACTAA
- the rpoZ gene encoding DNA-directed RNA polymerase subunit omega, whose protein sequence is MLYPSINEIRKKADSRYTLVILAAKRARDIIDGKPKLTQNPTEKPVSIAANEIAEDLITYTRNN, encoded by the coding sequence ATGTTATATCCATCAATTAATGAAATCAGAAAGAAAGCGGACAGCAGATATACATTGGTTATTTTAGCGGCGAAGAGAGCCAGAGATATTATTGACGGAAAGCCGAAGCTTACGCAGAACCCGACAGAAAAACCGGTATCCATAGCGGCCAACGAAATAGCAGAGGATTTGATTACTTATACAAGAAATAATTAA
- a CDS encoding YicC/YloC family endoribonuclease, protein MIKSMTGFGRSEYSDGKRNIIVEIKSVNHRYGDINVKMPRRYSFAEDKIKNTVKDIARRGKIDVSIMVENVTEDDTTVKLNSMVARQYYDNLKELQSEFNVSGDITLQFLATLPDVMKSVPDVEDEEEICKSLLVPVRNAAQKLDEMRIAEGNKLAEDLIMRGGLIRELVRKIEERSPEVTAAYTEKLRERIKELIGSNVTIPEDRILVEAAIFADKCNITEEMVRLDSHTIQLSNIIANSNQPDGKKLDFLVQEMNREANTIGSKANDIEITNLMLEIKSEIEKIREQVQNIE, encoded by the coding sequence ATGATAAAAAGTATGACAGGCTTCGGAAGAAGCGAATATAGTGATGGAAAAAGGAACATAATCGTAGAGATAAAATCTGTCAATCATAGATACGGGGATATTAATGTCAAGATGCCCAGACGTTATTCTTTTGCAGAGGATAAAATAAAGAATACCGTAAAGGACATTGCCCGACGCGGAAAAATCGATGTATCTATTATGGTTGAAAATGTTACGGAGGACGATACTACTGTTAAACTGAACAGCATGGTAGCCAGACAATACTATGACAATTTAAAAGAATTGCAATCCGAATTTAATGTGAGCGGCGACATCACGCTGCAGTTTCTGGCGACTCTTCCGGATGTAATGAAGTCTGTTCCCGATGTGGAGGATGAAGAAGAAATTTGTAAGAGCCTGTTGGTGCCGGTAAGGAACGCCGCACAGAAATTAGATGAAATGCGCATCGCGGAAGGAAACAAGCTGGCGGAAGATCTGATCATGCGAGGCGGTCTGATTCGGGAACTGGTGAGGAAAATTGAGGAACGTTCTCCGGAGGTCACAGCGGCTTATACAGAAAAACTGAGAGAAAGAATCAAGGAATTGATCGGAAGCAATGTGACCATTCCCGAAGACCGAATTTTAGTGGAGGCAGCTATCTTTGCGGATAAGTGCAATATTACGGAGGAAATGGTAAGGTTGGATAGTCATACGATTCAGCTTTCCAATATTATTGCCAACAGCAACCAGCCGGATGGAAAGAAGCTGGATTTCCTCGTGCAGGAAATGAACCGGGAAGCAAATACCATCGGCTCTAAAGCAAACGATATAGAGATCACCAATCTGATGCTGGAAATAAAGAGTGAGATTGAGAAAATCAGAGAACAAGTACAAAATATTGAATAA
- the gmk gene encoding guanylate kinase: MDKGQLFVVSGPSGAGKGTICQKLVEDTNIELSVSMTTRKPRPFEKDGINYYFVTEEEFKEYMNEDGLLEYAEVYGNYYGTPKEMVMQKLNEGKDVVLEIDIQGAMKIKQAYSKGIFIFILPPSMAELRKRITGRGSETEDAINMRLGETLKEVSYIDKYDYCVVNGELSEAVERVRAIVKAEHSRVSESIFQLIKMYEEEI, translated from the coding sequence ATGGATAAAGGACAATTATTTGTTGTTTCCGGGCCATCTGGAGCAGGAAAAGGTACGATATGCCAAAAGTTAGTGGAAGACACAAATATTGAACTGTCTGTGTCCATGACCACTAGAAAACCGAGACCGTTTGAAAAAGACGGTATAAATTATTATTTCGTCACTGAAGAAGAATTTAAGGAATATATGAATGAGGACGGACTGCTGGAGTATGCGGAGGTCTATGGCAACTATTACGGGACCCCGAAGGAAATGGTCATGCAAAAGCTCAACGAAGGCAAGGACGTTGTTCTGGAAATCGACATTCAGGGAGCCATGAAGATAAAGCAGGCCTATTCAAAGGGTATATTTATTTTTATATTGCCGCCGTCTATGGCGGAGCTTCGTAAAAGAATTACGGGAAGAGGCTCTGAAACAGAGGACGCGATCAATATGCGATTAGGGGAAACGTTAAAAGAAGTCTCCTACATAGATAAATATGATTACTGTGTTGTTAATGGAGAGCTTTCAGAGGCTGTAGAACGGGTCAGAGCAATTGTAAAGGCTGAACATTCCAGAGTTTCCGAAAGTATTTTTCAGTTGATAAAAATGTATGAGGAGGAGATATAA
- a CDS encoding RluA family pseudouridine synthase, which produces MCEKNSFEIIMDEKLEGTRIDLALSLAYEEKSRSFFQKLLETGNININGQPADSKKYKVKSGDVICVMMPEPKLLTVEPENIPLDIYYEDQDVLVVNKPKGMVVHPANGNESGTLVNAVLYHCGDSLSSINGVIRPGIVHRIDKDTSGLLMVAKNDKAHNCLAKQLAEHSITRAYRAIVYHNFSEDQGIVDKPIGRDPRDRMKQAVTDINSKQAITHYRVLERFGRFTLIEARLETGRTHQIRVHMAYIKHPLLGDMVYGPKKKILGADTQMLHAKILGFKHPATGEYMEFESPLPDEFEAVLQKLRKEKNG; this is translated from the coding sequence ATGTGTGAAAAAAATTCTTTTGAAATAATAATGGATGAAAAGTTGGAAGGGACCAGAATTGATTTGGCCCTTTCTTTAGCATATGAGGAAAAATCCAGAAGTTTTTTTCAAAAGCTTTTGGAGACAGGAAATATAAACATAAATGGGCAGCCGGCGGATTCTAAAAAATACAAGGTCAAATCAGGTGATGTGATTTGCGTGATGATGCCGGAACCTAAACTGCTCACTGTGGAGCCGGAAAATATACCGCTGGATATTTATTATGAAGATCAGGATGTTCTGGTGGTCAACAAGCCCAAAGGAATGGTGGTGCATCCGGCTAACGGCAATGAATCAGGGACGCTGGTCAATGCTGTCCTATATCACTGCGGAGACAGTTTGTCTTCCATAAATGGGGTGATCCGGCCCGGCATTGTGCACAGAATCGATAAGGATACCAGCGGTCTTTTGATGGTTGCTAAAAATGATAAGGCTCATAACTGTCTGGCGAAGCAGTTGGCGGAGCACAGCATTACAAGGGCTTATAGAGCTATTGTATACCATAACTTTTCAGAAGATCAAGGCATCGTGGACAAGCCGATCGGAAGGGATCCGCGAGATCGGATGAAGCAAGCGGTTACGGATATAAACAGTAAACAGGCGATAACACATTATCGGGTACTGGAACGTTTTGGCCGCTTTACACTGATTGAGGCGAGACTAGAGACCGGAAGGACCCATCAGATACGGGTTCATATGGCTTATATCAAGCATCCCCTTCTCGGTGATATGGTGTATGGTCCGAAGAAAAAAATATTAGGAGCGGATACTCAAATGCTGCATGCAAAAATTTTAGGCTTTAAGCATCCGGCTACCGGAGAATATATGGAGTTCGAAAGTCCTCTGCCCGATGAATTTGAGGCTGTATTACAAAAGTTGAGGAAGGAAAAAAATGGATAA